AAGTATGAGAATGCTCACCAGAGCTTCTTGTTTCCATTTGGAAGACATTGCTATACTACTAGTTTTAGGTATGTATTGGATGCAACTTGTAAATGAGACCTAAGGTCGAAGAGAGAAGGTAATGAAGGCTGATATGAAATACAACAATTACGATGTCAAACAAGAAACTGTAATGTTCCAACTGTTTGGGATAGTTGTTAGCTGGCCAGAGTTGTTACCTAGTTGCTGttattggagacaacaacaacaagccataatgtAACACTCATTGTTGTTTGGATGATATAACATACTAGCTATGTTTTCTGTCTATTTGGAGATTCAAccacatctatcttttcatgccatTGAGCTCTACTGAGGGCAATCTGTTAATGGTTTTTTCTCAATAAAGTCTTCTAGGCTAGCTTATTTAAGTAAAGAAATGGAAAAAGAAAAGGGTAGTGAACTGCTTGATTAGAATTGTTCAGCTAAAATTTTGTCTCCACAAGGTGACCTTGATATTTGTACAATCTTCCTAAATTCTTTTCATATTGTGACCTCTTCTAGGGACTGATCAAATTTTTTTCTAAGATATCTGTCAGGTTTATTCATTGGACTGGACACCTGAAAGGAATCGGATAGTTAGTGCTTCTCAGGATGGGAGACTGATTGTATGGAATGCTTTAACGAGTCAGAAAACACATGCTATAAAACTTCAGTGCCCCTGGGTCATGACCTGTGCATTTGCACCGAATGGGCAGTCTGTTGCATGTGGAGGACTTGACAGTGCCTGCTCTATTTTCAATCTCAATTCTCAAGTTGACAGAGATGGCAACATTCCAGTTTCAAGGATACTTACCGGGCACAAGGGCTATGTGTATTCTTGTCAGTATGTTCCAGATCAAGAAACTCGCTTGATTACCAGTTCAGGCGATCAAACATGTGTTCTGTGGGATGTCACAACTGGCCAAAGGATTTCTGTTTTTGGTGGTGAATTTCCTTCAGGACACACAGCTGATGTATTGAGGTGGTAGCTTTTTATATCATACAATTACATTAAGTCATGTAACATTTCATAAACTTAAAATTGAATTAAAGTGCCAAAGCTGAAATATTTAGCTGTAGTTTTTTCTTCTGGACATGATGTAGCAGCTGATTCTTTGGGGCAGTTAAGTCAGGTTATCTTTTCCCTTTTCGGCTGTTTGATTTGTATTACCTGGtgtcatttgaaaaaaataactAAACAAGAAAAGTGTGTGCCATGATGTGTTACAATGTTTGGCCTACCAGTAAATACTGGTCTGaccatttatttgaaattatgatttaAGATTTACTACTATAGATATTTCTATGTACGAAAGCTTTTGTCCACCATGCGAGCTTGTTTTTCCCACCTTTTGTTATAAATTCAGAGGAAGTGGTTGCCATGAAGGTCTTGTCATCCTTGAAATTACACATTTACATGTTTTAGAAAACTTGCATTTTTATGAAATGATGTCCAATGAAGCAATATCTGTCCATGAGCTTTTCATATTCCCTATTCTTGCACACTCTGGTATGACACTATCCCTTTTAAtgcaatatcttttttttttttttctacagtGTCTCAATTAACAGTTCAAACTCGAACATGTTTGTCTCTGGTTCATGTGATATGACTGCTCGATTATGGGATACTCGAATTGCTAGTCGGGCAGTTGGGACATACCATGGTCACCAGGGTGATGTTAACACTGTCAAGTTCTTCCCTGATGGGCAGAGATTTGGGACTGGCTCTGATGACAGTACATGCAGGTTATATGACATGAGAACTGGGCACCAGCTTCAGGTGTACAGTCAACAGCATGAAGGTGATGACAATGATGTTCCAATTGTCACATCCATTGCCTTCTCTATATCAGGAAGACTTCTATTCGCTGGATACTCCAGTGGTGACTGTTATGTGTGGGATACACTAATGGCTGAGGTATGAATCATCTATGCCAATTGGAAAAACATAATCTTCTATATGATTGAGCACAAAAGCAACTCAAATGTAATTCCTGATTCCCAATATTTCCCTCCCAAAAGGGagaaaatagcaaaacagaaggaAACGATGCACATGCAGCTGCACATGCATTGTTAAACATCAACCATATGTGTAAAAAATAACATCAACCATATGTGTGCCTGATTGATTTTTTAAATTCAGATGCTAACATGTGAAATTTGATTATGGTATCTCCATTTTCATTTACTCTGTAGGTGGTTCTGAATTTGGGAACATCTCAGAATTCTCATGAGGCCCGCATAAGCTGCTTAGGTTTGTCTTCTGATGGTAGTGCTTTATGCACAGGAAGCTGGGACAAGAACTTAAAGGTGAATTTTCAAATGTTTCTTATAGTTTCTTAAAGGTGAATATATAAGTTTCTTATATATCTTGAAGACATGTTGAGGGTCCTTTTCAAATGCCTATTTGATAAATACACTGTTATCACTCCCTGATGTGAATTTTTAGGATTGGATTTTACTTCTGGTTTTCAAGTTGCATGACATGTATAACTCTAACTAGCTTTTGCATAAGGAGTCTGATTAGTGCTCAAAGGTTGGCACTGTTAGGCTGTAGTCCACCATCTTTTTGATACTTTGGGTTTTATCCTGTTCAACCACCTATACAACCATAAGGAGAAACATTGTCTTTCCTTCTATACTAATTCTTCCTGTTCCTGTTATTTCCAGTAGTATGGTATCTCCATTTCCTTTTTGCTTGAAACTTGAACCCGAAAGGGTGACTTGAATTTTATAGTCAGTATGATGGTTGACATTTTAAACCTATGGGTTGGAGTTCCAAAAATGTTTGAGCTTCAGTTTTATATAAAATATGTTCAAGCAAGCATCAATGAGTTATATCTGTGGCTCAAGATGCTAATTTATCTTGCAAAGATACATTGAGTTCGAGGTTGCTTCAGTTCCAGTATACTCAGACAGCTTATTGTTCTGGCAGATTTGGGCGTTTGGAGGGCATAGGAAGGTTATCTGAGTCTCGTCATTGGTATTGATGATGCGAGCCTttgaggatatcaatgtgaagctTAACTTGCACTACTTGCAAAGAACAAACGTTGCACGCACGTTGGAGTCAGTTTGTTGTATCCTCGACTCAAGTAGGAAATCTCCTCATATCTTTCCCCCTCATATTTTCTGCTTGTTGTGGTGCATTCTGTAATTCTGTTGTTATTACTCGGAAGGAATTGTGATTCAAACTTTGTTGTTCTTTCTGATGTCTTTGTGCTCTTTCTGGTGTTTATCATGGATAAGCACTAATCTAAATTTGTTTACATCTCTTGTGCTAAAGACTTTTCGGGATTTAGGATGCGTACATTCTTTATTTCTTTTCCTCATTATTTTGACATAAAAAGTATGAGCACATTTCAACAGATTTTTAATAATAGTGACAGAGGTCCAATTATAGAAACTAGCAGCTTTTCTTTGTCTAGCTCAACAGTGCAGTTTGATCTTCGTTTGTTGCATCGAATTATTTATGTAGTTATTTATCTAATGTTTGGTAACAGCAAAAATGTTATGCAGGGTAATTACTTGGAACCATGCAATGAACTAGCTACTCATAAGAAGCTTCATGAGTGACAGGTGCAACTATGTAAAGAGCTGAAGAAAAGGGTTTTTTCCCTTTATTTTAAGAGTATTAATTAAGGCTTAAGTCCTACATTTAGTTCTGGACAACTAAAATGAAGAACTCTTCATCAGAAAAAAATAGGATTTTTTTGggtgaagagaaagaaagaacatgAAGTCACCTGCTTAAATTTTCAAGATGCATCATCTTGAAAGGAGCTATTAGGAACAGTAGCACAAATTCTCAAAACCCATGTGTTGTCTCCTTTCTAACTTTTCCACCATGTGTGCCACAACAACACCTCCTGTAGCAACCCAAAGCAATATATTAGACATCCAAAATGATTGAGACTTCAAAGCATCAGAATCAAGACTGTCCTTACCTAGACTGATGGCGCTAACAAAGATGGTCAAGGCTAGAATGAAGATGATTAAGGAAGCTCGGCCTAGGAGTATAATTAGTCTTCGGATCATGTGCTGGTCTGTGAAAGCCGCAATGATAGAGAGGAACACAAAGTATGCAACTGCAGAAACATGAACTTTAGTTTCTGTCAGTAGACAAAATGATTCCACAAGTTTAGCAGTTGATATTACACTGCTTTTGTGTTGAAATGCTGAGTACGTACCAAATGGGACTGGAAAACAATGAAGCAGATAATACTGGATGACAGATGTTGATGATGAGAATGTCGTTACAAATGTTGATGTTGCACTGGAAACCTGTAAAATTAAAACTCTCAGAAGCTGTTCTGAAGACAACAATTATCAGACATGTCAAGTTTTATTAAATTAGGTCATGATTGTTTTTTCTTTTGAGGGGTAGAGAGAGAGATGGTCATGAACTTGATCTGCCTCAGTTGATAGACATCATAGTTTACTTTTAGTAGGTTAGGAT
The window above is part of the Musa acuminata AAA Group cultivar baxijiao chromosome BXJ2-6, Cavendish_Baxijiao_AAA, whole genome shotgun sequence genome. Proteins encoded here:
- the LOC103989594 gene encoding guanine nucleotide-binding protein subunit beta, encoding MSVAELKERHIAATATVNSLRERLKQRRQLLLDTDVAAFAKSQGRSAISFSSTDLICCRTLQGHTGKVYSLDWTPERNRIVSASQDGRLIVWNALTSQKTHAIKLQCPWVMTCAFAPNGQSVACGGLDSACSIFNLNSQVDRDGNIPVSRILTGHKGYVYSCQYVPDQETRLITSSGDQTCVLWDVTTGQRISVFGGEFPSGHTADVLSVSINSSNSNMFVSGSCDMTARLWDTRIASRAVGTYHGHQGDVNTVKFFPDGQRFGTGSDDSTCRLYDMRTGHQLQVYSQQHEGDDNDVPIVTSIAFSISGRLLFAGYSSGDCYVWDTLMAEVVLNLGTSQNSHEARISCLGLSSDGSALCTGSWDKNLKIWAFGGHRKVI